The Jannaschia sp. M317 DNA segment GATCTGCCCTAGGTGCGTGCGGGCATGCGCAGAGCGCAGGACGGGGTTTCTGCGGGCGCATTGGTCATTCTGCGCCTGCGAGGTTAGCTGTTCGGCAAGGGAAGACACACTTGGGCGAACACCGGTTCGCCGCAGCTCCTCGGAGAAAAGACATGACCGCTCAGACCCAAATCAACACTGCTGAAATCGAACTGCGTGCCCGCGCCCTGCGTGCGGAATACGTTCGCGAAGCCATTGCTGGCTTTGTCGCCCGCTTTCGCGGCGTCGCTGCCCGGCCCCAGACCTCGCAGGCCTGATCTGACCGCCGCGCAACGCGGCGATTGAATACGCGCCGGGGCGGAGATAGGCGGGGGTCATGAATGACACCCCCGACACCCGCCCCGTCCTGCGCCTGAAACCCAAGGCCGACGCCAAACGTCTGCGCCACGGCCATCCTTGGGTCTATACCGATGACATCGTGACAGACCGCCGGACCCGCGCGTTGACGCCCGGTACGCTGGCCGTTCTGCAAGACGCGGAGCGGGCCGAGATCGGTCTGGTGAGCGTCAACCTCGAGTCCCGGATTGGGGCCCGACTTCTGGATCGCGATCCCGCCGCACAGATCGACCGCGCCTGGATTTCCGCCCGGCTGACGGCGGCGCTGGCGCACCGCGACCGCCTGTTCGCGGACCCCTACTATCGCTGGATCCATGCCGAGGCCGATGGCATGCCGGGCGTTGTTCTGGACCGGTTCGGCGATGCGGCCGTCCTGCAGCCCAACGCCGCCTGGGCCGATGCGCGCGCCGAGGATTTCGCGGCTGTGCTGTCCGACCTGGGGCTGCGCCATGTGCTGTTGAACGCAGGTGGGCGGACGCGCGCCGCCGAAGGGTTGGGCGAGGAGAATCGCTGGTTGCTGGGCGGGATCGACGCGCCGCTGCCGGTGCCGATGAACGGCGCGACCTACATGGCCGATCTGACCGGTGGGCAAAAGACGGGGTTGTTCTATGACCAACGGCCCAACCATGCCTTTGTTGCGCGCCTGTCGCAGGGCGCGCGGGTTCTGGATGTGTTCAGCCATGTGGGCGGTTTTGGCCTGGCGGCCCTGGCCGGTGGCGCGGTTCAGGCGCTGGCGGTCGACGGGTCTGCCCCGGCTCTGGCGCTGGCCACCGAGGGGGCCGCGCGCATGGGCCGGGCCGATGATTTCACGACCCGCAAGGGCGATGCCTTCGACACGATGACCGAACTGGCCGCAGAAGGGGCCAGCTTTGAGGTCGTCGTGGTCGATCCGCCGGCCTTTGCCCCGGCCAAGCCCGCGTTGACGGCGGGGCTGCGCGCCTATGAACGGGTCGCGCGTCTGGCCACGCCCCTCGTGGCGGAGGGCGGTTATCTGACGCTGTGTTCGTGTTCCCACGCCGCCGAGCTGTCGAAATTCCACGCCGCCTGCGTGCGCGGGATCGGGCGGGCAGGGCGCAGCGCGCAGTTGATCCGCACAGGGTTTTCCGGCCCCGACCACCCGGTGCACCCACAATTGGCCGAAAGCGGGTATCTGAAGGCGCTGACCTTCCGACTGCTGCCGTGAAGGTCTTTCTCGACGCTTGCGTGCTTTATCCGACGGTCCTGCGGGAGATCCTGCTGGGCTGCGCGGGGGCGGGGCTTTACCGTCCGCTCTGGTCGCCGCGGGTGCTGGAGGAATGGGCGCGGGCCGCGCGCAAGATCCCCGACGGCGAAGCCTTTGCCCGAGGCGAGATCGTAACGCTCCGCGCGCGGTTTCCGCTGGCCGAGGTGCGGCCCGGGGACGCCACGCAGGCGCGTCTTTGGTTGCCGGACGCCAACGACGTGCATGTTCTGGCCGCCGCGTCGGACGCGGGCGCGGATCGGTTGGTGACGCTGAACATCCGCGACTTTCCGCGCGCGGACGTGACGGCCGAAGGGATCGCCCTGCAAAGCCCCGACGCCTTTCTGATGGATCTCTGGCTGGCCGATGACGCGGCGGTCGCCCGCGTGGTCGAAGACGTGCGCGCCACGGCGGAACGGCTGTCGGGCACCGCGCAGCCCCTGCGCCCGCTGATGAAGCGCGCGCGCCTGCCGCGACTTGGCAAGGCGCTTGCTGTCTAGCCCGTGACGGTTTGCGTCAAGGGGCCGGGCGGAGCGTGGTTACGCCAACCGCCCCCGCGCGCGCCAGCGCCGGGTCCAGGGTCATGGGAATATATTCGCCCCGTCGCCACAATTCGCCCAGGTCGTCATAGTGCTGGGACAGGGGGTGGCCGGACTGACCGGTGGCGGTGATGAAGACGCTGCTTTCGGGGTCGGCAAAGTCATAAACCCCGCGATAGGCCGCCGCATGGACGTTGGCAAAGGGGGTCGGCATCTCGCCCGACAGGCGTCCGCGTTGCAACGTGTTGTCCCCGCCCGAGGTCGATTGCCGGATGTTCACCACCGCACCCAGGAACGGCACGTCGCCCAGCACGGCGTGGTCATGGCGCGCCTCGTGGGCGTCGCCCCAACGCCAGGCCTCGACCCGGCCGCCATAGGTTTCGTCCAGCAGTTGCAGCGCATCGTCCAGCGCCAGCCGCGCGATGTCGGTGCAGGTTTCCACCTGGGACGACTGAATGATGTCGCACCAGGCCCCGGCCCCGTCGATGTTGCGGTAGACGCGTTCGATCAAGAGCGGCTCCAACCGGGTGTATTCATCGGCCAGGGGGCCCAGGTCGTCGCGGATCAGCCGGTCCTGCAACGCACGCATCCAGGCGGCGTAGATCAGCGGCTCTGGCAGATGTTCGGACATCTCGCCGTTCCAGGCGGCCAGCAGTTGCAGGGCGGTCTGGCGACGCCGCTCGGGCGTGCCTTCGGGGCTGGCTTGGCCGGTGAACCACAGGTCGGCCCCCACCAGCGGCAGCAAAGAGCGGGCGGCATTGGATACGGCATCCAGCTGCGCCTCGATCAGGCTTTCGCGGGTGTGAATTTCGCGGGCTTGCAGCAGGCGCTGCATCCGCTGGACGCGCTGACTGTCGCCCCATTTGAAGGTGAGATGACCTGGAAACGGGCGGTCGATGGTCTTGTTGTTGGTGTTGCCCAACTGGCCGCCCAGCGGGTCCAGCCAGACCGGATTGTCGGTAAAGGGACGCAGCCCCTTCCAGCGGTTCGCCGCGATCCAGCCGGGGGACGGGATGCGCCCCTGGCTTTGATGGGCGGCGTCACGATCGGGCTGACGGCCCATGATCTGCAGTGCGATGCGGTTGCCATCGGCCAGCATCAGGTTCTGCGACGGCGCGATGGTGTGGCGCGCGGCCTTCAGTCCGTCCTCGATGGTCTGGGCCTGCATCAGTTCCAGCCCCGTCGCCAGCGAGGTGTCCTCGGTCGACAGGCCGGTCCAGGACAACGCCGCGACATGGCCCGGCGGGGTGACCGCGCCCAGGTCGAACTGGCTGCCGGTCAGGACCGGCCCGTTGACCGTGCGGCGCAGCGTCAGGGTGACCGGGGCCGCGTCCTTGATGCCGACGATCGAGCGTTCCGTCTCGAACGGGGCGTAGCCGTCGGGGGTTTCGTATTCCTGCGGGTTCTCGGGGTTCAGGCGTTCGATCAGCACGTCTTGGTCGTCGATATAGGCGGTCGTCAGCCCCCAGCCCAGCGATTGGCTGCGGCCGACCAGAACGACGGGCATGCCGGGAATCGTCGCGCCGATCACGCCGCCGGTCGCCAGCTGCAGCCGGGCGAGGTAAAAGATGGTCGGCGCGCTAAGCCCCAGGTGCGGATCATTGGCCAGAAGGGCCCCGCCTGCCGCCGCGTGATCGCCCGCCACGGCAAAGGCGTTGGACGCGCCCGCCAATCCGCGCGGTGCCACGGGCCAGAGGTCGGGGCGCGGCAGGGACGCCCATTGCGTCCCCGTCAGCGCCGGGAAAAGGTCACCGGCCGAGGCCAGTTCTGTCACGCCGGTGCCGGGCATGTCGGGATGCAGGTCCGCCAGCCGGTCGTCGGGCAGTATCAGCGAGGCGCGGGCGCGCAGCACCTCTTCGGTGACATGGCCGGACAGTTGCAGCGCCATCAGCTTGGCCACCGCGATGCTGTCGGCGGGTTGCCAGGGTGCGATCTCGGGCGGGAACAGGAAGAACTCCGGAGCGCCCCGGCCAGAGGCGTCGCGGTTGATCACCTCGATCCGGGCGTTCACCCCGGCGGAATAGGCCCGCAGCATCGCTGCCACTTCGGGCGATTGCGCTGCGACGGAGGCGCTGGCCGCCTTGTAGAGGCCCAGCCTGCGCAGCAGCTCATCGGTGCGCAGCGTGCGGTTTCCAAAGACCTCGGACAGTTTGCCCTGTGCCGTGCGCCGCAGCAGCGTCATCTGCCACAGGCGATCCTGCGCATGGGCATAGCCCAGTCCAAAGAAGACATCGGCATCGCTGGACCCGAAGATATGGGGGACGTTGTGGGTGTTGCGGACGATTTCCACCTCGGCGCCCAGACCGCGCACGAGATCGGTGCGATCATAGTCCGGCAACGACCGAGAGGCGAGCCAGAACGCGCCGATCACGGCCAGCGCGCCAAGCAGCAGTGCCGCCGTTACAATGCGGAAGGACCAGCGAAACAGACGCTCCATGTCACCCCCTGTTGACCCGATTGCGCCTGGGCGGTCTAACCCTCGCAGCAGGCAGATGCAAAGGGAGGCCGTCATGGCGAAATTGGCGTTTTTGGGAATGGGTGTCATGGGCGCGCCGATGGCGGGGCACCTGGTATCGGCGGGGCACGAGGTTTGCGTCTACAACCGCACGGCCGCCAAGGCGGAGGCCTGGGCCGACACCCACGGCGGGCGCCACGCCGCGACCCCGCGCGAGGCCGCCGAGGGGGCCGAAATGGTGATGGCCTGCGTTGGCAACGACGACGACCTGCGCGGCGTCTGTCTGGGCGAGGACGGGGCCTTTGCGGGCATGGCCCAGGGCACGCTGTTCGTCGATCACACCACCGTCTCGGCGGAGGTCACGCGGGAGCTGTCAGCCGCTGCGGCGGAGCAGGGGATCGCCTATGTCGACGCCCCCGTGAGCGGTGGCCAGGCCGGGGCCGAGAACGGACAGCTGGTCATCATGTGCGGCGGGTCGGCTGAGAATTATGAACAGGCAGAGGGGGTTATGGCCGCCTATGCCAAGCTGGCCAAGCGCATGGGCGACGTGGGCGCCGGGCAGTTGACCAAGATGGTCAACCAGATCTGCATTGCGGGGCTTTTGCAGGGGTTGAGCGAGGGGATGGCCTTTGCGCAGAAGGCTGGTCTGGATGGCGAGGCGGTCGTGGATGTGATCCAGGGCGGGGCGGCAGGCAGCTGGCAAATGGTCAACAGACACAAGACGATGCTGGCCGGGGAATACGATCACGGGTTCGCGGTGGACTGGATGCGCAAGGACCTGGGAATCTGTCTGGCGGAGGCCGAGACTATCGGCGCGCCGCTGCCGGGGACGGCGCTGGTGGACCAGTTCTACAAGGACGTGCAGGCCATGGGCGGGGGGCGGTGGGATACCTCCAGCCTGATGGCCCGGCTGCTGAAATTGGGCGGGTGAGGCGCGGGTGACGGAGGGGTGATCCGGGGGTGATCCCGGTCGGACAGCCTTTTGTTAACCCTTCGTTCACCGCTCGGGCCGAGAGTGCCTTCCGGATCAGCAACCGGGGGCACGCACATGGCGACGCAGAGACAGGCACGCGCGGAACTTTTCGCGATCATGGACCGGTTCCAATGGGACCTCGCCAACCGCGCCACGCGAGAGGGGAAGATCCCCTCGGAATGGCGCCGCGTCTGGACGGAACGGTCGAGCCGAAAGCGCAAGGTCAGCCTGTGGGTGGACGAGGACGTCTACCGGCTGTTCAAATCCATGGGCCACGGAATGGGGCCACGCATGAACGCCGTCCTGGGGGCCTTCGTGCGGGCCCGGGTGGCGGGGATGCTGGAAGGCGAAGACCTGTCGGAGCGGTTCCGCGAGGAGTGGATGGGGAAGCCGAAGCCGTCTGCGGATGAGGCGGTTGCGGAGTGGGAGCGGAGTTTTGGAGAGTGACAGCCTTATAGCGATTTTACATGCTAGCATCGTTTTCTGGCGAAGCATTCTTCGCGGTAGGACAGTTTTCAGGCTATTATCTCATTATGGAGTCGTGAAATGAAATTGCTTCATTCTTTATTCGTTGCGGTCGCCATATCTGCCATTTCTAACTCTACGTCTGCAGATAGTGGCCTGATATTGACGACAGGAGGTCATACTATTCAGGTGGCTACGGAAACGGAAGAAGATCGTAAAAATTTGCCATTGTGTGCCCGACATCTCAATTTTTGGTGTATTAAGAAGCCAGGAAATGTTCGATGGGATGGTCAAATCGACGAAGATAGCAAGAATCATGCAATCTTTTCTGACGCGAGTTTCAGTGCGAGAGCATTTTTCCGACTGATGTGGACATACCGTTTCAAACACAATTTGAAAACTGCGGACGAAATATTTGGTCGCTATGCTCCAGCCTCTGACTGTATTGGATCAGTCGGCAGAGACCGGAGAACCGGAAGATGTCCGCGTGGGGAGAATTTAACTTGGGTATATTCTAGGAAAGTTGCCCAGTCCCTTGATCTGAAGCCAGATGAAGATATTCGGCTCTTTACCAGTCAAGATACCGTTGACCGGCAAGTGGCAATTAAATTTGCACAAGCAATTGCTAGTTTCGAGTTGGGGAGAGGATATAGTGTTTCAAAAGGGCTGGTTGACTCAGGTGTTGCGCTTGCTGGATTCTCATATCCATAGAGCGTGTCGTCCTCTCCGAGAGCGACGTTGTTGCACTAGTCAGGCGGAGCGGTCGTGGCCGTCACTGTTCCTAACTCTGGATTATAGATGATGCTGACGACATCGACTGTCAGTCCTCGAGCTAGTGTATCTGGATCATATCGCACTGCCGGAACTAATACTACGAATCTGGGGTCGCCATTTTCAAATCGGTAGACCTGCCCCTCGATCCTTGACTCAGAAAGCCAGATGTCAGTCCAGCCTTCGCCTGTATCGAGAGAAATAACAGAGCATTTATCTGAATATTCGCCATCGAAGTAGGATATCCCAATATGCATCGATCCGCCGACAGGTTCATAGGCTGTGGTGAGCTTGAATAGATCGATAGTTTCGCGCCATCTTGAAGTGAGGTCCGTATTATCTTCGTATCTTTCACGTGTCAGTGTGAGAATGTTTGAAGTCCGGGGGGAAGCGATGTCGCTCGGATCAAATCTAGGTGCGCAGCTGTCTACGCTGACGCCTTCTGCAAGAGCTGAAGCTGCCGGAACAAGAATAGCAAATGCAATAATTCCAGTTGATAGTGTCTTGATTTTCTTCATTCCAAAGCCTCTGATGAAGTGCAAATTTAGATCTAGGCAGCGCCTATCTTTTTGAGACTTGCTCAAGTAAGCGTAGTCCACGGTAGCGTCGAATAGCTGAAAGCCGACGCTTGCCAACATTATCGTAGAGACATTTTTGCGATTTGGCAAAAACTTGATATGTCCCATTCAACTTGTTGGCGAAATATTAATGGGCGAGCAATAGTGCCGCCCATTATTTAGTTATTTCAGTTGTTTAGTTCAGCGCAGCATCCGTGATCACAGACGTCCACGCCCCCTCGGGTGCCGCAGAAATCACCGGATCCGACCCGCCGGCCAGAAGCGTATCCACCGTGCGCTGGTAGTCGGCCTCGTCCAGGGCGCCGTTCGAGCCTGCCGTCAGTTTGGCGATCTCGCCCATCATGCGGACCTGGTGGGCCTCGGTCTGGGCACCGGTCTCGTCGTTGTCGAGCACGATTTCGGCGGCCTCGCCCGGGTTCTCCTCGGCGTATTTCCAGCCCTTCATGGAGGCGCGGACGAATTTGACCATCTTCTCCTTGAAGGCCTCGTCCTCCAGGTTCTCCTCCAGCACGTAGATGCCGTCTTCGAGGGTGGCGACGCCCATGTCCTCGTATTTGAAGGTCACGAGTTCATCCTCGGAGACGCCCGCGTCCAGCACCTGACCGTATTCGTTGTAGGTCATCGTCGAGATGCAGTCGGCCTGGCGTTGCAGCAGGGGATCGACGTTGAAGCCCTGTTTGAGGACCGTGACGCCATCGTCGCCGCCGTCCGTGGAGATGCCTTCCTGCGACATCCACGACAGGAAGGGATATTCGTTGCCGAAGAACCAGACGCCGATGGTCTTGCCCTTGAAGTCCTGCGGGCCGGTGATGCCGGTGTCCTTCCAGCAGGTCAGCATCAGGCCGGAGGTCTTGAAGGGCTGGGCGATGTTGACGACCGGCAGACCCTTTTCGCGGGCGCTGAGGGCCGAGGGCATCCAGTTGAGCATGGCATCGGCACCGCCGCCGGCCAGCACCTGCGGGGGCGCGATGTCGGGGCCGCCGGGCAGGATGGTGACGTCGATGCCCTCTTCCTCGTAGAAGCCCTTGTCGAGGGCCACGTAGTAGCCCGCGAATTGCGCCTGGGTGACCCACTGCAGCTGCAGCGTCACGGAATTGGCGTGGCCGTCGGCCATGGCACCGCCGGTCATGGCAAGGGCCAGCGCCGCGGAAGTGATCAGGGTTTTCATGTCGTCTCTCCTGTTGGGGGCGGAGGGTCCGCCCATTTGGTTGGCGCGCGTGTTCATCCGCGCGCTCTCTGGGAAGGATGCCAGAAGGTCAGCCGTTTTTCCAAGGCCGCGATGGCCCCGTAGGACAGGCTGCCCGCGATGGCCGCCACAACGATGGAGGCCCAGACCATCGGCAAGTTCAAGCGCCCCACTTCGGTGGAGATGCGAAACCCCATGCCCAGAGTCGGGCTGCCGAAGAATTCCGCGACGATGGCCCCGATGAGGGCAAGCGTCGTGGCGATCTTCAGTCCGTTGAAGATGAAGGGCAGGGCGGCTTGCAGCTTGAGGTAGCGCAATTCCTGCCCGGCGCTGGCCCCGTAGGTGCGCATCAGGTCGCGCTGCATGGTGCTGGTGTCGGCCAGTCCCGCAACGGTGTTCACCAGCACCGGGAAGAACACCATGACGACGACGACCGCGGCCTTGGATTCCCAGCCAAAGCCGAACCACATGACCAGGATCGGCGCGGTGCCGACGATGGGCAGGGCCGCGACGAAGTTGCCCACGGGCAGCAGGCCCCGGCGCAGAAAGTCGGAGCGGGCGACCAACAGGCCGGTCGCGATGCCCGCGCCCGCACCGATGAGCCATCCGCTGAGCGCGCCCTTCAGGACGGTCTGCACGAAATCCGCCCAGAGGGTCGGCAGGTTGGCCGCGATGGCGGTCGCGATCTGGCTGGGGGCGGGCAGAATCACGGTGGGCACAGCGAACAGGCGAACCGTCAGTTCCCACAGGATCAAAAGGGTTAGGCCGAACAGGATCGGGGCCGCCCAACCGCCCGCCGCGCTGCGCGCCACGCGAACGTTCAACGCCCAAAGCGCGGCCCAGGTGCCGAGGATCACAATCAGGTTCATCGCGCCAGCCCCATGCGTTTCAATGTCACCCGTTCCAGCACCGCGATGATCGCGACCAGGCCCGCCGCCACGATGGCCGCACCAAACAGCGCGGACCAGATCTGCACGGTCTGGCCATAATAGCTGCCTGCCAGCAGCCGCGCGCCCAGGCCGCGCACGGCCCCGGTCGGCAGCTCGCCGATGATGGCCCCGACGACGGCGGCGGCGACGGCGATCTTGAGCGAGGCAAAGAGATAGGGCAGCGACGAGGGCAGGCGCAGGCTGATCAGGGTGCGCAGGGGCGACGCGTTCCAGGTACGCATCAGGTCCAGGTCGGCGGGCGAGGGCGCGCGCAGACCCTTTACCATGCCGACAGTGACCGGGAAAAAGCTGAGGTAGGCAGAAATGATCGCCTTGGGGATCATTCCCTGCACCCCCACGGAGTTCAGGACCACGATGATCATCGGCGCGATGGCCAGAATCGGGATCGTCTGCGAGGCGATGGCCCAGGGCATGACGCTGAGGTCCATGACCCGGCTGTAGACGATGCCCACAGCCAGCAGAATTCCCGCCAGCGACCCGATGGCAAAGCCCAACAGCGTTGGTCCCAGTGTGATGCCCGCGTGGAACACGAGGCTGCGCTTGGAGGTGATCTTTTTGCCGACGGTGGTGTCCCAGAGCTCGGCCAGGATCTGATGGGGGGCGGGCAGGCGGGGGCGGTCCTGCACAAAGGCCCCGGACAGGGCGGGGCCGGGGTTCGCCAGCGCAATGGTGACGCCCGAAAGGTCGCGGCGTTCGGCGGCGGTGGGCGGGTCGATGACGGCACCGGCGCGCTCTGCCTCCAGCACGGATTGTTGGGCGTTCATCGGAATACAGGCGACATACCACAGCAGCAGCAGCGCGGCGACGACGGTCAGGATCGGCACGAGGCTGTGGGCCAGACCGCGCCAGGCGCGGGCGACCGTGCCGGAACGTCCCGTTGCGGCACCGGGGGCAGAGAGGGGGGCGTCGGTCATGCGCACATCCGGTCGTTGGTGTAGGAAGGCTGGCTGGATGCGAGGACTTGCAGATCCGTGGCGAGAGGCGGCGGCGCGCCAAGGTCACCCTGCGCCTGCGGCGTCGCGGGCCCGATGGGGCGCATTCGATGGATTGCACCGGTCGCAGCGGGCGCGGGTCTGTCGCCACCCCGGGCGGCACAGGACCGTGCGTCGAGGACAGCGGCCCGCGATGCGGAGGGGCGCGCGGTCTGAATCCCAGCCCTTGTCATGCGTGCCACTCCATCCGGAGTTCGGGGACGCCGTCGGCGCCAGCCAGATCGCGTGCCGTCACGACAAAACCTTCGCGGGTGTAGAACCGGTGCGCCGCCTCATTTGGCATATGGCTGTTGAGCGACAGAAAGCTGCGTCCCTGTTTCGCGCGGTCGATCAACGCCTTGCCGATGCCCCGTCCCGGTGTGCCGACATAAAGCCCCCGGATATGGTCGCTGTCGGCGTCCAGAGAGAGATAGCCCAGCGGGGCGTCGTTCTGTGCCACGTAGGCTTCGCGTTGGGGGAAGGCGTCGCGCATCATCTGCGTCAGCGCGGCCTCGCTGGGGCCTTCGGGCATCCAGCCGGAGACATCGAGCCAATGCCGCACGATGCGGGCACAGGCCGGGGCGTCGCCGGCGGTTGCGCGGCGGATCTTCATGAGGTGCCCCAACGTTTCCAGATCCGCCAAAGGGCCGATCCGATCACAAAGAGCGCGACAGCATCCAGAAAGGGTTTGGCCGGGATGTCGGCAAAGGCCTCGGCAAAGAGAAACCAGAGCGCCACGAGGATCGAGACGATATCGGCGAGGGATTTGCCCAGCGTTTCCATCACGCGGCCCAGGCCAGGTGGACGTCCGGCAGGCGTTCTTCGTTGTCGGCCTCTGTGCGCGCGACCTCGCGCACGCCATTGGCGGCGCAGAAGCGGCGCGCCCCGTCATTTGCCTGAAACGTCCAGAGTGACAGGCTGTTCCGTCCCGTCTTGGCCTGGTCCAGCAGGGCGCGTTCCCGTCCGAGGCCACGCGCCCGCGGGGCGAGACAGAGCGCGGTGACCATGCCGCCGTCCTGGGCCGCCAGAAAGCCGTCGACCGGTGCGTCGGTCACCCAGACGGTTTGGCGGGGCAGGACCCGTTCGGCGGAGTGGTGGCGTACATCCGCGTGGCTGTGGACGCGCGTCATCCCGTCGGTCGCGTCGACCCAGTCGTTCAGGATCCCGGCGCAGGCGGCGGCATCGGCGGGGGGTGCGGGTCGGATCATGCAGCCTCCATCCCTTCGCGCAGGCCTTCGCGGACGCGGTGGGCGATGGCCAGGAATTCAGGCGTGTCGCGGATGTCGAGCGGGCGGTCGCGGGGCAGAGGGCTGTCGATGACGTCGGTGATCCGCCCCGGTCGGGGGGACATGACGACGATCTTGGTGGACAGATAGACCGCCTCGGGGATGGAATGGGTGACGAAAAGGGTCGTCTTGTTGGTGCGTTTCCACAGCGCGAGCAGTTCTTCGTTCAACCGATCGCGGACGATTTCATCCAGCGCGCCGAAGGGTTCGTCCATGAGCAGGATCGGCGCGTCGAAGGCGAGCGCGCGCGCGATGGAGGCGCGTTGCTGCATGCCGCCGGACAGCTGCCAGGGGTATTTGTTGGCGAACTGGCCCAGTTCGACCAGGTCGAGAACATCGCGCATCCGCTGATCCCGATCCGCGCGGGAATAGCCCATGATTTCCAGCGGCAAGGTCACGTTCTTGCCGATGGTGCGCCAGGGGTAGAGGCCGGCGGCCTGAAAGACGTAGCCATAGGCGCGGGCGCGGCGGGCCTCGTCCGGGGTCATGCCGTTGACCTGCAGGGTGCCGCCGGTGGGGGTCTCAAGGG contains these protein-coding regions:
- a CDS encoding ABC transporter ATP-binding protein produces the protein MTTISAQSLDLTFQTGDGPVHALKDVSLDINEGEFVSFIGPSGCGKTTFLRCVAALETPTGGTLQVNGMTPDEARRARAYGYVFQAAGLYPWRTIGKNVTLPLEIMGYSRADRDQRMRDVLDLVELGQFANKYPWQLSGGMQQRASIARALAFDAPILLMDEPFGALDEIVRDRLNEELLALWKRTNKTTLFVTHSIPEAVYLSTKIVVMSPRPGRITDVIDSPLPRDRPLDIRDTPEFLAIAHRVREGLREGMEAA